The following proteins are co-located in the Streptomyces bottropensis ATCC 25435 genome:
- a CDS encoding alpha-ketoacid dehydrogenase subunit beta, producing MTTVAVKPATMAQALNRALRDAMTADPTVHVMGEDVGALGGVFRVTDGLAKEFGENRVTDTPLAEAGILGTAVGMAMYGLRPVVEMQFDAFAYPAFEQLISHVARMRNRTRGAMPLPITIRVPYGGGIGGVEHHSDSSEAYYMATPGLHVVTPATVADAYGLLRAAIASDDPVVLLEPKRLYWAKDSWNPEEPQAVDPIGRAVVRRPGRSATLITYGPSVPVCLEAAEAATAEGWDLEVVDLRSLVPFDDETVAASVRRTGRAVVVHESGSYGGPGGEIAARVTERCFHHLEAPVLRVAGFDIPYPPPMLERHHLPGVDRILDAVGRLQWEAGN from the coding sequence ATGACCACCGTCGCCGTCAAGCCCGCCACCATGGCGCAGGCGCTCAACCGCGCGCTGCGCGACGCCATGACCGCCGACCCCACCGTGCATGTCATGGGTGAGGACGTCGGCGCCCTCGGCGGTGTCTTCCGGGTCACCGACGGGCTCGCGAAGGAGTTCGGCGAGAACCGGGTCACCGACACCCCGCTCGCCGAGGCGGGCATCCTCGGCACGGCCGTCGGCATGGCCATGTACGGGCTCAGGCCGGTGGTGGAGATGCAGTTCGACGCGTTCGCCTACCCGGCGTTCGAACAGCTCATCAGCCATGTAGCCCGCATGCGCAACCGCACGCGCGGAGCGATGCCGCTGCCGATCACCATCCGGGTCCCGTACGGCGGCGGAATCGGCGGCGTCGAGCACCACAGCGACTCCTCCGAGGCGTACTACATGGCGACTCCGGGCCTCCATGTCGTCACACCCGCCACGGTCGCCGACGCCTACGGGCTGCTGCGCGCCGCCATCGCCTCCGACGACCCGGTCGTCCTCCTGGAGCCCAAGCGCCTGTACTGGGCGAAGGACTCCTGGAACCCCGAGGAACCGCAGGCCGTCGACCCGATCGGCCGCGCGGTCGTGCGCCGCCCCGGCCGCAGCGCCACCCTCATCACCTACGGGCCGTCCGTGCCCGTCTGTCTGGAGGCCGCCGAGGCGGCCACGGCCGAGGGCTGGGACCTCGAAGTCGTCGACCTGCGCTCCCTGGTGCCCTTCGACGACGAGACGGTCGCCGCGTCGGTGCGCAGGACCGGCCGGGCCGTCGTCGTGCACGAGTCCGGCTCCTACGGCGGGCCGGGCGGCGAGATCGCGGCCCGTGTCACCGAGCGCTGCTTCCACCACCTGGAGGCGCCCGTGCTGCGCGTCGCCGGGTTCGACATCCCGTACCCCCCGCCCATGCTGGAGCGGCATCATCTGCCCGGCGTCGACCGGATCCTGGACGCCGTGGGGCGCCTGCAGTGGGAGGCGGGGAACTGA
- a CDS encoding NAD(P)H-quinone oxidoreductase, whose product MHAITIPEPGGPEALVWDEVPDPVPGEGDVLIEVAASAVNRADLLQRQGFYDPPPGASPYPGLECSGRIAEIGPGVAGWNVGDEVCALLSGGGYAQKVVAPAAQLLPVPAGVGLTRAAALPEVVCTVWSNVFMIAHLRPGETLLVHGGSSGIGTMAIQLAKAVGAKVAVTAGTEGKLEQCAALGADILINYREQDFVEEVRKATDGKGADVVLDNMGAKYLDRNVRVLAVNGRLAIIGMQGGVKGELNIGALLAKRAAISATSLRARPREEKAAIVAAVREHVWPLVDGGHVRPVVDREIPMDDAATAHRVLEESGHIGKVLLVVP is encoded by the coding sequence ATGCATGCGATCACGATTCCCGAACCCGGTGGACCCGAGGCCCTGGTGTGGGACGAGGTCCCCGACCCGGTGCCCGGCGAGGGCGACGTGCTCATCGAGGTGGCGGCGAGCGCGGTGAACCGCGCCGATCTGCTCCAGCGACAGGGCTTCTACGACCCCCCGCCCGGCGCCTCCCCCTACCCCGGCCTGGAGTGTTCCGGGCGGATCGCGGAGATCGGGCCCGGTGTGGCCGGGTGGAACGTCGGCGACGAGGTGTGCGCGCTGCTCTCGGGCGGCGGCTACGCGCAGAAGGTCGTCGCCCCGGCCGCCCAGCTGCTGCCCGTGCCCGCCGGGGTCGGCCTGACCCGGGCGGCCGCGCTGCCCGAGGTGGTCTGCACGGTCTGGTCGAACGTCTTCATGATCGCCCACCTGCGCCCCGGTGAGACCCTCCTCGTCCACGGCGGCTCCAGCGGCATCGGCACCATGGCCATCCAGCTCGCCAAGGCCGTCGGCGCGAAGGTCGCGGTCACGGCGGGTACCGAGGGGAAGCTCGAACAGTGCGCCGCCCTGGGGGCGGACATCCTGATCAACTACCGCGAGCAGGACTTCGTCGAGGAGGTCCGCAAGGCCACGGACGGCAAGGGCGCGGACGTGGTCCTCGACAACATGGGCGCCAAGTACCTCGACCGCAACGTCCGGGTCCTCGCTGTCAACGGCCGCCTCGCGATCATCGGCATGCAGGGCGGCGTCAAGGGGGAGCTGAACATCGGCGCCCTCCTCGCCAAGCGCGCCGCGATCAGCGCGACCTCGCTGCGCGCCCGCCCCCGGGAGGAGAAGGCCGCGATCGTCGCCGCCGTGCGCGAGCACGTGTGGCCGCTCGTCGACGGCGGCCATGTGCGCCCCGTCGTGGACCGTGAGATCCCCATGGACGACGCGGCCACGGCCCACCGGGTGCTGGAGGAGAGCGGCCACATCGGCAAGGTTCTGCTGGTCGTGCCGTAG
- a CDS encoding daunorubicin resistance protein DrrA family ABC transporter ATP-binding protein: MSAQTSGLAIETAGLVKTFGETRAVDGVDLAVPAGTVYGVLGPNGAGKTTTVKMLATLLRPDGGEAHVFGHDVVREADEVRGRVSLTGQYASVDEDLTGTENLVLLARLLGHGKQAARLRAGQLLEAFGLSEAAGKQVKHYSGGMRRRIDIAASILNTPDLLFLDEPTTGLDPRSRNQVWDIVRAVVAQGTTVLLTTQYLDEADQLASRIAVIDHGKVIAEGTKGELKASVGAGSVHLRLRDAAQRPQAEEVLRLALDAEVQREPDPVALTARVGGGSANGRGATEAAARALAELARTGITVDNFSLGQPSLDEVFLALTGHDTKAAATQADDAPETKDEAAV; encoded by the coding sequence ATGAGCGCACAGACGTCCGGCCTCGCGATCGAGACCGCGGGTCTGGTGAAGACCTTCGGCGAGACCCGGGCCGTCGACGGCGTCGACCTGGCCGTGCCGGCCGGCACGGTCTACGGCGTCCTCGGCCCGAACGGCGCCGGCAAGACGACCACGGTGAAGATGCTCGCCACCCTGCTGCGCCCCGACGGGGGTGAGGCGCACGTCTTCGGTCACGACGTCGTCCGGGAGGCCGACGAGGTCCGCGGCCGGGTGAGCCTGACCGGGCAGTACGCCTCCGTGGACGAGGACCTGACCGGCACCGAGAACCTGGTGCTGCTCGCCCGCCTCCTCGGCCACGGCAAACAGGCGGCACGGCTCCGCGCCGGACAGCTGCTGGAGGCCTTCGGGCTGAGCGAGGCCGCCGGGAAACAGGTCAAGCACTACTCGGGCGGCATGCGGCGCCGTATCGACATCGCCGCGTCCATCCTGAACACACCCGACCTGCTGTTCCTCGACGAGCCCACGACCGGCCTCGACCCGCGCAGCCGCAACCAGGTGTGGGACATCGTGCGCGCGGTGGTCGCCCAGGGCACGACGGTGCTGCTGACCACGCAGTATCTGGACGAAGCGGACCAGCTGGCGTCCAGGATCGCGGTCATCGACCACGGCAAGGTGATCGCGGAGGGCACGAAGGGCGAGCTGAAGGCGTCCGTGGGGGCCGGCTCCGTCCATCTGCGGCTGCGCGACGCGGCCCAGCGGCCGCAGGCCGAGGAGGTGCTGCGCCTCGCCCTGGACGCCGAGGTGCAGCGGGAGCCGGACCCGGTGGCGCTGACCGCGCGCGTGGGCGGCGGCTCCGCCAACGGGCGGGGCGCCACCGAGGCGGCCGCCCGGGCACTGGCCGAACTGGCCCGCACCGGCATCACCGTCGACAACTTCTCGCTGGGGCAGCCCAGCCTGGACGAGGTCTTCCTCGCCCTCACCGGACACGACACCAAGGCGGCGGCCACGCAGGCCGACGACGCCCCCGAGACGAAGGACGAGGCGGCGGTATGA
- a CDS encoding potassium channel family protein, translating to MKLPGQDAIARKADERLVTHQVRLPRREVERPIRQVAKRLAMALFVLVATAFIVYADHEGYNDNSDGSVDLLDAFYYATVTLSTTGYGDITPVSDAARFTNIFVITPLRVLFLIILVGTTLEVLTERTREEWRENRWRAALREHTVVVGWGTKGRSAIQTVCATGLKKEQVVVVDPNSEVIEAATAEGYTGVIGDATRSDVLLRAEAQKARQIIISTARDDTAVLVTLTARQLNRQAKIVAAVREEENAPLLKQSGADVVITSASAAGRLLGLSVLSPAAGMVMEDLIQQGSGLDIAERPVIKAEVGRGVRETEDLVVSVLRGHRVLGYDDPSIGELQLTDRLITIVRATPSTKITPETKHLP from the coding sequence GTGAAACTGCCGGGCCAGGACGCGATCGCCCGCAAGGCGGACGAGCGTCTGGTGACCCACCAGGTGAGGCTGCCGAGACGCGAGGTCGAGCGGCCGATCCGGCAGGTCGCCAAGCGACTGGCGATGGCCTTGTTCGTGCTGGTCGCGACCGCGTTCATCGTCTATGCCGACCATGAGGGGTACAACGACAACTCCGACGGGTCGGTGGACCTGCTGGACGCGTTCTACTACGCCACCGTCACCCTCTCCACCACCGGGTACGGCGACATCACCCCGGTCAGTGACGCGGCGCGGTTCACCAACATCTTCGTGATCACGCCGCTGCGTGTGCTGTTCCTGATCATCCTGGTCGGCACCACGCTGGAGGTCCTCACGGAACGCACCCGTGAGGAATGGCGAGAGAACCGCTGGAGGGCGGCCTTGAGAGAGCACACCGTTGTCGTCGGCTGGGGGACCAAGGGGCGGTCGGCGATCCAGACCGTCTGCGCGACCGGGCTGAAGAAGGAGCAGGTGGTCGTCGTGGACCCCAACTCCGAGGTCATCGAGGCCGCCACCGCCGAGGGGTACACGGGTGTCATCGGTGACGCGACCCGCAGTGATGTACTGCTGCGGGCCGAGGCGCAGAAGGCGCGCCAGATCATCATCTCCACCGCGCGGGACGACACCGCCGTCCTGGTCACGCTGACCGCCCGCCAGCTCAACCGCCAGGCCAAGATCGTGGCCGCTGTGCGGGAGGAGGAGAACGCGCCGCTGCTGAAGCAGTCCGGGGCGGACGTCGTCATCACCAGCGCCAGCGCCGCCGGACGGCTGCTCGGGCTCTCCGTGCTCAGCCCCGCCGCCGGCATGGTGATGGAGGACCTCATCCAGCAGGGCAGCGGCCTCGACATCGCCGAACGGCCGGTCATAAAGGCCGAGGTGGGGCGCGGGGTGCGGGAGACGGAGGACCTGGTGGTCAGCGTGCTGCGCGGACACCGGGTGCTCGGCTACGACGACCCGTCCATCGGTGAACTCCAGCTGACGGACCGGCTGATCACCATCGTCCGGGCCACCCCGAGCACGAAGATCACCCCCGAGACCAAGCACCTGCCGTAG
- a CDS encoding bacterial proteasome activator family protein produces the protein MEMPRNERSPEQPQILVVGQDGTAVGGAGDKDSREVPVTEMVEQPAKVMRIGSMIKQLLEEVRVAPLDEASRARLKEIHASSVKELEDGLAPELVEELERLSLPFMDEVIPSDAELRIAQAQLVGWLEGLFHGIQTTLFAQQMAARAQLEQMRRALPPGVGGHEGDDDPRTIGRSGGPYL, from the coding sequence ATGGAGATGCCGAGGAACGAACGGTCGCCCGAACAGCCCCAGATCCTGGTCGTGGGCCAGGACGGAACGGCGGTGGGCGGCGCAGGAGACAAGGACTCCCGCGAGGTCCCGGTGACGGAGATGGTGGAACAGCCGGCCAAGGTCATGCGCATCGGCAGCATGATCAAGCAGCTGCTCGAAGAGGTACGGGTCGCCCCCCTCGACGAGGCCAGCCGGGCCCGGCTGAAGGAGATCCACGCCAGCTCGGTCAAGGAACTGGAGGACGGCCTGGCGCCCGAGCTGGTCGAGGAGCTGGAGCGGCTCTCCCTGCCCTTCATGGACGAGGTGATCCCGAGCGACGCGGAGCTGCGGATCGCGCAGGCCCAGCTGGTCGGCTGGCTCGAAGGCCTCTTCCACGGGATCCAGACGACGCTGTTCGCCCAGCAGATGGCCGCCCGGGCCCAGCTGGAGCAGATGCGCCGCGCGCTGCCGCCCGGCGTCGGCGGCCACGAGGGCGACGACGACCCGCGGACGATCGGCCGCTCGGGAGGCCCGTACCTCTAG
- a CDS encoding NTP transferase domain-containing protein: MTAHEPPGDPGTEAFDAVVLAGGAARRLGGADKPALRVGGRALLDRVLTACAGAATTVVVAEPRPTARPVRWAREEPPGGGPLAALGAGLGHTTARQVLVLSADLPFLEEATVRRLLRALADSEDSADTADGVLVTDPEGRDQPLVAAYRAEPLRRELARLAAGHEGLTGLPLRRLTAALRLTRITDPVASFDCDTWDDIAAARARIREHGHVLDEWISAVKDELGIDLDVDITELLDLARDAAHSVARPAAPLTTFLIGYAAARAGGGAEAVTEAARKASALALRWADEATPDAEPGAPSGRGPGAGSDAGSDAGSDAGSDTGEDTGSGPGQDTGPAAG; encoded by the coding sequence GTGACCGCGCATGAGCCCCCGGGCGACCCCGGTACCGAGGCGTTCGACGCCGTCGTGCTCGCCGGAGGCGCCGCCCGGCGGCTCGGCGGCGCCGACAAGCCCGCCCTGCGGGTGGGTGGACGGGCGCTCCTCGACCGTGTGCTGACCGCCTGCGCCGGGGCGGCGACGACCGTCGTCGTCGCCGAGCCCCGGCCCACCGCGCGGCCCGTGCGGTGGGCCCGTGAGGAACCCCCGGGCGGCGGCCCGCTCGCCGCGCTGGGCGCCGGACTCGGGCACACCACCGCGCGTCAGGTCCTCGTACTCTCCGCCGACCTGCCGTTCCTGGAGGAGGCGACGGTACGGCGGCTGCTGCGCGCCCTCGCGGACTCCGAGGACAGCGCGGACACCGCCGACGGTGTGCTGGTCACCGACCCCGAAGGCCGTGACCAGCCCCTCGTGGCCGCCTACCGGGCCGAGCCCCTGCGCCGCGAGCTGGCCCGGCTCGCCGCCGGGCACGAGGGCCTCACCGGGCTCCCCCTGCGACGGCTGACCGCCGCGTTGCGCCTCACCCGCATCACCGACCCGGTCGCGTCCTTCGACTGCGACACCTGGGACGACATCGCCGCCGCCCGCGCACGGATCAGGGAGCATGGCCACGTGTTGGATGAATGGATTTCCGCAGTCAAGGACGAGCTGGGGATCGACCTCGACGTCGACATCACCGAACTGCTCGACCTCGCCCGTGACGCCGCCCACAGCGTGGCCCGGCCCGCCGCCCCGCTGACCACCTTCCTGATCGGCTACGCCGCCGCCAGGGCCGGGGGAGGCGCCGAGGCGGTCACCGAGGCCGCCCGCAAGGCCTCCGCCCTGGCCCTGCGCTGGGCCGACGAGGCAACGCCCGACGCCGAGCCGGGTGCCCCGTCGGGTCGAGGACCCGGTGCCGGGTCCGACGCCGGGTCCGACGCCGGGTCCGACGCCGGGTCCGACACCGGCGAGGACACCGGGTCCGGCCCCGGCCAGGACACCGGGCCGGCCGCCGGATGA
- a CDS encoding molybdopterin molybdotransferase MoeA, with protein MTAQDAEELDVEEALAVANDRAVQGPKEPRSSRETSTTGRPDTHGSQGDAHQSRGDAHGSKGEPHHRATSWPEARAVAERAARSVGRRAPVSVTVDKALGLVLAAPLTALTDLPSFDTSAMDGWAVAGPGPWAVREDGVLAGHADPGRLTDGEAVRIATGARIPPDTTAVLRSEHGRTDDQGRLHPTRDVSHGQDIRPRGQECRHGDQLLPLGTQITPAALGLAAAAGYDTVSVLPRPRVELLVLGDELLTDGLPREGLIRDALGPMLPSWLRALGAEVTAVRRLGDDADALYRAVKKSPADLVVTTGGTAAGPVDHVHPILRRLGAELLVDGVKVRPGHPMLLARTKQDQYLVGLPGNPLAAVSGLFTLAEPLLRTLAGRPAPEPYAVPLREGVHGHPYDTRLVPVGLRGDDAVPLHYNGPAMLRGIATADALAVVPPGGARPGQQLELLDLPWATAGIQVCFT; from the coding sequence ATGACCGCCCAGGACGCCGAGGAACTCGACGTGGAGGAGGCACTGGCCGTGGCCAACGACAGGGCCGTCCAGGGACCGAAGGAGCCCCGCTCCTCCCGCGAGACCTCCACGACGGGCCGGCCCGACACACACGGGTCCCAGGGCGACGCCCACCAATCCAGGGGCGACGCGCACGGGTCCAAGGGCGAACCTCACCACAGGGCCACCTCCTGGCCCGAGGCCCGGGCCGTGGCCGAGCGCGCCGCCCGCTCGGTCGGCCGCCGGGCCCCCGTCTCGGTCACCGTCGACAAGGCCCTCGGTCTCGTTCTCGCCGCGCCCCTGACCGCCCTCACCGACCTCCCCTCCTTCGACACCTCCGCGATGGACGGCTGGGCTGTGGCGGGTCCCGGTCCCTGGGCCGTGCGGGAGGACGGTGTGCTGGCCGGGCACGCCGATCCCGGGCGGCTCACGGACGGGGAGGCGGTCCGGATCGCCACCGGCGCCCGTATTCCGCCCGACACGACGGCCGTTCTGCGCAGCGAGCACGGCCGCACCGACGACCAGGGACGGCTGCACCCGACCCGGGACGTCTCCCACGGGCAGGACATCCGCCCACGGGGTCAGGAGTGCCGCCACGGCGACCAACTGCTGCCGCTCGGCACGCAGATCACCCCGGCAGCGCTCGGGCTCGCTGCGGCCGCCGGGTACGACACGGTGAGCGTGCTCCCCCGCCCGCGCGTCGAACTGCTGGTCCTGGGTGACGAACTGCTCACCGACGGACTTCCGCGCGAGGGCCTCATCCGCGATGCTCTCGGCCCGATGCTGCCGTCCTGGCTGCGGGCACTCGGCGCCGAGGTGACCGCCGTACGCCGCCTCGGGGACGACGCCGACGCCCTGTACCGGGCCGTGAAGAAGTCCCCCGCCGACCTCGTCGTGACCACGGGCGGCACGGCCGCCGGACCCGTCGACCACGTCCACCCCATCCTGCGCCGCCTCGGGGCCGAACTCCTCGTCGACGGCGTGAAGGTGCGCCCGGGGCACCCCATGCTGCTGGCCCGCACCAAGCAGGACCAGTATCTCGTCGGGCTGCCCGGTAACCCGCTGGCCGCTGTCTCCGGGCTGTTCACGCTCGCCGAGCCTCTGCTGCGGACCCTCGCCGGACGTCCCGCCCCGGAGCCGTACGCGGTGCCGCTGCGGGAGGGGGTGCATGGGCATCCGTACGACACCCGGCTGGTTCCCGTCGGTCTGCGCGGTGACGACGCCGTGCCGCTGCACTACAACGGTCCCGCTATGCTCCGCGGAATCGCCACCGCCGATGCCCTTGCCGTCGTACCGCCCGGCGGTGCCCGCCCCGGTCAGCAGCTGGAACTGCTCGACCTGCCCTGGGCGACCGCCGGGATCCAGGTGTGTTTCACGTGA
- a CDS encoding ABC transporter permease: MSTATTTENQELAPVSAESLAALLISRERPPRPSALSASLTFGWRAMLKIKHVPEQLFDVTAFPIMMVLMYTYLFGGALAGSPEEYIQFLLPGILVMSVVMITMYTGVSVNTDIEKGVFDRFRSLPIWRPSTMVGYLLGDALRYAIASAVMLTVGMILGYRPDGGVLGVVAGVALLIVFSFAFSWIWTMFGLMLRTEKSVMGVSMMVIFPLTFLSNVFVDPSTMPGWLQAFVNNSPVTHLASAVRELMAGEWPTAEIAWTLGWSALFVLVFGPITMRLYNRK; encoded by the coding sequence ATGAGCACCGCGACCACCACCGAGAACCAGGAACTCGCTCCCGTCAGCGCCGAGTCGCTCGCCGCGCTGCTCATCTCCAGGGAACGGCCACCGCGGCCCAGCGCGCTGTCGGCGTCCCTGACCTTCGGCTGGCGGGCCATGCTGAAGATCAAGCACGTACCGGAGCAGCTCTTCGACGTCACCGCCTTCCCGATCATGATGGTGCTGATGTACACGTACCTCTTCGGCGGTGCGCTGGCCGGTTCACCGGAGGAGTACATCCAGTTCCTGCTGCCGGGCATCCTGGTGATGTCGGTCGTGATGATCACGATGTACACCGGTGTCTCCGTCAACACGGACATCGAGAAGGGCGTCTTCGACCGCTTCCGCTCGCTGCCGATCTGGCGGCCGTCGACGATGGTCGGCTATCTGCTGGGCGACGCCCTGCGGTACGCGATCGCGTCCGCGGTGATGCTCACCGTCGGCATGATCCTCGGCTACCGCCCGGACGGCGGGGTGCTGGGCGTGGTCGCCGGGGTCGCGCTGCTCATCGTCTTCTCGTTCGCGTTCTCGTGGATCTGGACGATGTTCGGCCTGATGCTGCGCACCGAGAAGTCCGTGATGGGCGTCAGCATGATGGTGATCTTCCCGCTGACCTTCCTGTCCAACGTCTTCGTCGACCCGAGCACGATGCCGGGCTGGCTCCAGGCGTTCGTCAACAACAGCCCGGTCACGCATCTGGCGTCGGCGGTCCGCGAGTTGATGGCGGGCGAGTGGCCCACCGCGGAGATCGCCTGGACGCTGGGCTGGTCCGCCCTGTTCGTGCTGGTCTTCGGACCGATCACGATGCGGCTCTACAACCGCAAGTAG
- a CDS encoding dihydrolipoamide acetyltransferase family protein, with amino-acid sequence MAQVLEFKLPDLGEGLTEAEIVRWLVQVGDVVAIDQPVVEVETAKAMVEVPCPYGGVVTARFGEEGTELPVGAPLLTVAVGAPASDATADEGSGNVLVGYGTGAPPARRRRVRPGEPLRPTAPAEPSARRTTVDAAPVAVAAPACPDGPVPVISPLVRRLARENGLDLRKLHGSGPEGLILRADVEHALRAATAPAPAPSAMTAQPVAAPAPAEAPSVTRIPLRGVRGAVADKLSRSRREIPDATCWVDADATELMRARTALNAAGGPKISVLALLARICTAALARFPELNSTVDMEAREVVRLDRVHLGFAAQTERGLVVPVVRDAHTRNAESFATEFARLTEAARTGTLTPGQLTGGTFTLNNYGVFGVDGSTPIINHPEAAMLGVGRIVPKPWVHEGELAVRQVVQLSLTFDHRVCDGGTAGGFLRFVADCVEQPAVLLRTL; translated from the coding sequence ATGGCCCAGGTGCTGGAGTTCAAGCTGCCCGACCTCGGTGAGGGGCTGACCGAGGCCGAGATCGTGCGCTGGCTGGTCCAGGTCGGGGACGTCGTCGCGATCGACCAGCCGGTCGTCGAGGTCGAGACGGCCAAGGCCATGGTCGAGGTCCCCTGCCCCTACGGCGGTGTCGTCACCGCCCGCTTCGGCGAGGAGGGCACCGAACTGCCCGTGGGCGCGCCGCTGTTGACGGTGGCCGTGGGGGCGCCCGCCTCGGACGCCACCGCCGACGAGGGCTCCGGCAACGTGCTGGTCGGATACGGCACCGGGGCACCGCCGGCGCGACGCAGGCGGGTGCGGCCCGGGGAGCCGCTCCGGCCCACCGCCCCCGCCGAGCCGTCGGCTCGGCGCACCACCGTCGACGCGGCCCCCGTCGCGGTCGCCGCTCCCGCGTGCCCGGACGGACCCGTGCCGGTCATCTCCCCGCTCGTCCGCCGTCTCGCCCGCGAGAACGGCCTGGACCTGCGGAAGCTGCACGGCTCGGGCCCCGAGGGACTGATCCTGCGGGCGGACGTGGAGCACGCGCTGCGGGCCGCCACGGCCCCCGCTCCGGCGCCGAGCGCCATGACCGCGCAGCCGGTCGCCGCGCCCGCACCCGCCGAAGCCCCCTCCGTCACTCGGATCCCTCTGCGCGGCGTCCGGGGCGCCGTCGCCGACAAGCTCTCCCGGAGCCGGCGCGAGATCCCCGACGCGACCTGCTGGGTGGACGCCGACGCGACGGAACTGATGCGCGCCCGTACGGCGTTGAACGCGGCCGGCGGCCCGAAGATCTCCGTCCTCGCGCTCCTCGCCCGGATCTGCACCGCCGCTCTGGCCCGTTTCCCGGAGCTGAACTCGACCGTCGACATGGAGGCCCGCGAGGTCGTCCGGCTCGACCGGGTGCACCTCGGGTTCGCCGCGCAGACGGAACGGGGGCTGGTCGTGCCCGTGGTCCGGGACGCGCACACCAGGAACGCGGAGTCGTTCGCCACCGAGTTCGCCCGGCTGACCGAGGCGGCGCGGACCGGGACACTGACGCCCGGCCAGCTGACCGGCGGGACCTTCACCCTGAACAACTACGGCGTCTTCGGCGTCGACGGCTCCACCCCGATCATCAACCACCCCGAGGCCGCCATGCTCGGCGTCGGCCGCATCGTCCCCAAACCGTGGGTGCACGAGGGCGAGCTGGCGGTACGGCAGGTCGTGCAGCTCTCGCTCACCTTCGACCACCGGGTGTGCGACGGCGGCACGGCGGGCGGCTTCCTGCGCTTCGTGGCGGACTGCGTCGAACAACCGGCGGTGCTGCTGCGCACGCTCTGA